One genomic window of Synergistales bacterium includes the following:
- a CDS encoding asparaginase domain-containing protein yields MNRVLAILTGGTIGSALHGSGAGPDSKTAGELEGMLRAFYGDRHLQVDVCEPWPPPGRDSSDLGPEEWIRLTEVILRAMEKGDLQGVLILHGTDTMAYTAAWLSVALEGIPIPVVLTGSQLTLDYTPEDVQVNLRGAAQVLCSSFPGVWVYFNWKLYSGRKVHKARAIHPDAFVPVGGIPLYFSPEWARQQEPRALERLQWEAPAATARIVAQDAPEAARRGRRLRWHFCTPGNPLEPTGEEEILGLIGFGSGNAPQHILRAVGEAFQGGDRPIILACSQAEGDVKNPAAYSDVGIATLAEKGFPVFGQRDYPLEFVHALAWYALCGAPDTPGELMKRYLPRYEK; encoded by the coding sequence ATGAATCGCGTACTGGCGATCCTCACCGGCGGTACCATCGGCAGCGCACTGCACGGCAGCGGGGCGGGCCCCGACAGCAAAACCGCCGGGGAGCTGGAGGGGATGCTCCGCGCCTTCTACGGCGACCGGCATCTGCAGGTGGATGTCTGCGAGCCCTGGCCGCCGCCGGGACGGGACAGCTCGGATCTGGGACCGGAAGAGTGGATCCGCCTCACCGAGGTGATCCTCCGAGCCATGGAGAAGGGGGATCTCCAGGGGGTGCTCATCCTCCACGGCACGGACACCATGGCCTACACGGCCGCCTGGCTCTCCGTTGCGCTGGAGGGGATCCCCATCCCGGTGGTGCTCACCGGCAGCCAGCTCACCCTGGACTACACCCCCGAGGACGTGCAGGTGAACCTCCGGGGGGCCGCCCAGGTGCTCTGCTCCTCCTTCCCCGGCGTCTGGGTCTACTTCAACTGGAAGCTCTACTCCGGCAGGAAGGTGCACAAAGCCCGGGCCATCCACCCCGACGCCTTTGTCCCCGTGGGCGGAATCCCCCTCTACTTCAGCCCCGAGTGGGCCAGGCAGCAGGAGCCCCGGGCGCTGGAGCGTCTGCAATGGGAGGCCCCGGCGGCCACCGCGCGGATCGTGGCGCAGGACGCGCCGGAGGCGGCGCGCAGGGGAAGGCGGCTGCGCTGGCACTTCTGCACCCCCGGCAATCCACTGGAGCCCACCGGGGAGGAGGAGATCCTGGGGCTCATCGGCTTCGGTTCCGGCAACGCCCCGCAGCACATCCTCCGGGCTGTCGGCGAGGCCTTCCAGGGCGGCGACAGGCCCATCATCCTGGCCTGCAGCCAGGCCGAGGGGGACGTGAAAAACCCGGCGGCCTACAGCGATGTGGGGATCGCCACCCTGGCGGAGAAAGGCTTCCCCGTCTTCGGCCAGCGGGACTACCCCCTGGAGTTCGTCCACGCCCTGGCCTGGTACGCCCTCTGCGGCGCGCCGGATACCCCAGGGGAACTCATGAAGCGTTACCTTCCTCGGTATGAAAAGTGA
- a CDS encoding 4Fe-4S binding protein, with the protein MMIQLLRQVTRKPSTNPFPVAHMPDSVSGALKAAGEGKIELNGPVPVKEGFRGRIGYDRNTCIGCRLCIKVCPANAIDFLKEDKKVEFHMDRCCFCAQCTEVCPVSCIWMTDQGLNSAYVRQEEVVRDSGPRGGAEAAEEGGGAAGGGTKYVIDKEKCIGCTKCARVCPVQAISGNVKEPHEIDREKCVGCGACADACPVNAISPEE; encoded by the coding sequence ATGATGATCCAGCTGCTGCGGCAGGTCACGCGCAAGCCGTCGACCAACCCCTTCCCGGTGGCCCACATGCCGGACTCCGTCAGTGGAGCCCTGAAGGCCGCAGGTGAAGGCAAGATCGAACTCAACGGGCCGGTCCCCGTCAAGGAGGGCTTCCGCGGCCGGATCGGCTACGACCGGAACACCTGTATCGGCTGCCGGCTCTGCATCAAGGTCTGTCCGGCCAACGCCATCGACTTCCTCAAAGAGGACAAGAAGGTGGAGTTCCACATGGACCGGTGCTGCTTCTGCGCCCAGTGCACCGAGGTCTGCCCCGTCTCCTGTATCTGGATGACCGACCAGGGGCTGAACTCGGCCTACGTCCGGCAGGAAGAGGTGGTCCGCGACTCCGGCCCCAGGGGCGGAGCGGAGGCCGCCGAGGAAGGCGGCGGCGCGGCCGGCGGCGGCACCAAGTACGTCATCGACAAGGAGAAGTGCATCGGCTGCACCAAGTGCGCCCGGGTCTGCCCCGTGCAGGCCATCTCCGGCAACGTCAAGGAGCCCCACGAGATCGATCGCGAGAAGTGCGTGGGCTGTGGCGCCTGCGCCGACGCCTGTCCGGTGAACGCCATCTCCCCGGAGGAGTAG
- a CDS encoding NADH-quinone oxidoreductase subunit H, translating to MTLFIVKIIAGTALLLLTMLLALLGEGVDRIVHARMQNRIGPPALQPIYDVLKLLGKENIVPRRAVAWLFNGAPLVALVTALMVILYVPIGSLPPILGGEGDLILILYLFALSAVAMVVGGFASGSTYANVGSQREMVLMMSYELPLAVVVCTLAWAMYHVGAPGQPFSLETFVAMPVWNVLGPAGVFGVLALLGTMLAVVPAEVAKVPMDIAEAKTEILEGLIAEYSGRNLALLKLTFAARTLVMCAVVVALFFPFSLGKGIGFSGFFLFVVDFVWFWAKVLAVQIVGVTLLRTAFGRFKPWQASRFYWVQVAGFALAGMVLISLDIAM from the coding sequence ATGACACTCTTTATCGTAAAGATCATCGCCGGGACAGCCCTGCTCCTGTTGACCATGCTCCTGGCCCTTCTCGGGGAAGGGGTGGACCGGATCGTGCATGCCCGCATGCAGAACCGCATCGGTCCCCCGGCCCTCCAGCCCATCTACGACGTGCTGAAGCTGCTGGGCAAGGAGAACATCGTCCCCCGCCGCGCCGTGGCATGGCTCTTCAACGGAGCGCCGCTGGTCGCCCTGGTGACGGCTCTGATGGTGATCCTCTACGTGCCCATCGGGAGCCTGCCGCCCATCCTCGGCGGCGAAGGGGACCTGATCCTCATCCTCTACCTCTTCGCGCTCTCCGCGGTGGCCATGGTGGTCGGCGGCTTCGCCAGCGGCTCCACCTACGCCAACGTGGGTTCCCAGCGCGAGATGGTGCTCATGATGAGCTACGAGCTCCCGCTGGCCGTCGTGGTCTGCACCCTGGCCTGGGCCATGTACCACGTGGGCGCGCCGGGACAGCCCTTCAGCCTGGAGACCTTCGTGGCCATGCCCGTCTGGAACGTCCTCGGGCCGGCCGGCGTCTTCGGCGTGCTGGCGCTGCTGGGCACCATGCTGGCCGTGGTGCCCGCCGAGGTGGCCAAGGTCCCCATGGACATCGCCGAAGCCAAAACGGAGATCCTCGAGGGACTGATCGCCGAGTACTCGGGGCGGAACCTGGCCCTGCTGAAGCTCACCTTCGCCGCCCGCACGCTGGTGATGTGCGCCGTGGTGGTGGCGCTCTTCTTCCCCTTCTCGCTGGGGAAGGGGATCGGCTTCTCGGGCTTCTTCCTCTTCGTGGTCGACTTTGTCTGGTTCTGGGCCAAGGTGCTCGCTGTCCAGATCGTCGGCGTCACCCTGCTCCGGACCGCCTTCGGCCGTTTCAAGCCGTGGCAGGCCTCGAGATTCTACTGGGTCCAGGTTGCGGGCTTCGCGCTCGCCGGGATGGTTCTCATCTCCCTGGACATCGCGATGTAA
- a CDS encoding nickel-dependent hydrogenase large subunit, whose amino-acid sequence MAVGTKKTKSYKLPIGPVHVGLKEPITAWLDLDGERVVNATIRPGAIHRGIEFMARDRNPIQVIYLAERICGICSFSHITAFVRAVEDAADIPVPPRAQAIRAILLELERLHSHILWAGVACYTFGYDSAFHLGMILREKVMDVLEAMTGNRVNYGVGTVGGVRRDITPAVAAEIRDLLHTYQSKFHQFGDVVFEDPIAKARMRDVGPLTAEESVQFCALGPTARGSGHRVDLRWSAPYEAYGDLDVTPVVPQDYLGEVHGDVYDRFLVRVMEVYQSLEIIEKLMDGLPEGDLAWETKVPKVINHLKQTEGEGFSAIEAPRGDDTHVVKLTRGEENITWWKVRAPTYSNAVSWPLMFREQELADAPLIINSVDPCISCMERVLVTDQGKGAEQVMDKQQMTELCREKTRRLMRA is encoded by the coding sequence ATGGCTGTAGGAACCAAGAAGACAAAAAGCTACAAGCTCCCCATCGGGCCTGTCCATGTGGGTCTCAAAGAGCCCATCACCGCATGGCTTGACCTCGACGGGGAGCGGGTGGTGAACGCGACGATCCGTCCCGGGGCGATCCACCGCGGCATCGAGTTCATGGCCCGCGACCGGAACCCCATCCAGGTGATCTACCTGGCGGAGCGTATCTGCGGCATCTGCTCCTTTTCGCACATCACGGCCTTCGTCCGTGCCGTCGAGGACGCCGCCGACATCCCGGTGCCGCCCCGAGCGCAGGCGATCCGGGCCATCCTGCTGGAGCTGGAGCGGCTGCACTCCCATATCCTCTGGGCCGGCGTGGCCTGCTACACCTTCGGCTACGATTCCGCCTTCCACCTGGGGATGATCCTCCGGGAGAAGGTCATGGACGTGCTCGAGGCCATGACGGGCAACCGCGTCAACTACGGCGTGGGCACCGTCGGCGGGGTCCGGCGCGACATCACCCCCGCCGTGGCTGCGGAGATCCGGGATCTGCTGCACACCTACCAGAGCAAGTTCCACCAGTTCGGCGACGTGGTCTTCGAAGACCCCATCGCCAAGGCCCGTATGCGCGACGTGGGCCCGCTGACCGCCGAGGAGTCGGTGCAGTTCTGCGCACTTGGCCCCACCGCCAGGGGCAGCGGCCACCGGGTGGACCTCCGCTGGTCCGCACCCTACGAGGCCTACGGTGATCTCGACGTCACCCCGGTGGTCCCGCAGGACTACCTCGGCGAGGTGCACGGCGACGTCTACGACCGCTTCCTGGTCCGTGTGATGGAGGTCTACCAGTCGCTGGAGATCATCGAGAAGCTCATGGACGGCCTGCCCGAGGGCGACCTCGCCTGGGAGACCAAGGTGCCCAAGGTGATCAACCACCTCAAGCAGACCGAGGGCGAGGGCTTTTCCGCCATCGAGGCGCCCCGCGGCGACGACACCCACGTGGTGAAGCTCACCAGGGGTGAGGAGAACATCACCTGGTGGAAGGTCCGGGCGCCGACCTACTCCAACGCCGTCTCCTGGCCGCTGATGTTCCGCGAGCAGGAGCTCGCCGACGCCCCGCTGATCATCAACAGCGTGGACCCCTGTATCTCCTGCATGGAGCGTGTGCTGGTTACCGATCAGGGGAAGGGCGCCGAGCAGGTGATGGACAAGCAGCAGATGACCGAACTCTGCAGGGAAAAGACAAGGAGGCTGATGCGGGCATGA
- a CDS encoding NADH-quinone oxidoreductase subunit C — protein MTCRVEYVKESRDPREILSCVEELLGEDLLSSELREKEDGREGTVQYHDLRLTVPRARFLELVDRLGEIDAVHFHVMSGNDDGDTLMVQYHLALFRSAGRGTRLGVHVKVHLDKEDLTMPSLWSRIPGVEYSEREMREFFGIDFEGLPNKALVFLPEDWDESIKPWRRDETGPGDDVVRELS, from the coding sequence ATGACCTGCCGGGTTGAATACGTCAAGGAGAGCAGGGATCCCAGGGAGATCCTCTCCTGTGTGGAGGAGCTGCTGGGCGAGGATCTGCTCTCTTCGGAGCTGAGAGAAAAAGAGGACGGCAGAGAGGGGACGGTCCAGTACCACGACCTGCGTCTCACCGTCCCGCGGGCCCGTTTTCTGGAGCTGGTGGACCGGCTCGGGGAGATCGACGCCGTCCACTTCCATGTCATGTCCGGGAATGACGACGGCGACACGCTGATGGTGCAGTACCACCTGGCCCTCTTCCGGAGCGCCGGACGGGGCACCAGGCTGGGCGTGCACGTGAAGGTCCACCTGGACAAGGAGGACCTCACCATGCCGTCGCTCTGGAGCCGCATCCCCGGCGTGGAGTACAGCGAACGGGAGATGCGGGAGTTCTTCGGTATCGATTTCGAGGGACTGCCCAACAAGGCCCTGGTCTTCCTTCCCGAAGACTGGGACGAGTCGATCAAGCCCTGGCGGCGCGACGAGACGGGACCCGGCGACGATGTGGTCCGGGAACTCTCCTAG
- a CDS encoding NADH-quinone oxidoreductase subunit B family protein, translating into MRPENHLQILPKSLWVFHCNSGSCNGCDIEIVATITPRYDIERFGMKLVGTPRHADVLLVTGPVVKYMTKRLKRIYEQMPDPKAVIVVGNCGASGDVFYKSYNLDGPVDRIIPVDVYVNGCPPRPEAIIEGVTKAVVALEEKRAQLVGQPQAEEVRQ; encoded by the coding sequence ATGAGGCCTGAGAATCATTTGCAGATACTACCGAAATCGCTATGGGTCTTCCACTGCAACAGTGGTTCCTGTAACGGTTGCGATATCGAAATCGTTGCAACCATCACGCCACGCTACGACATCGAGCGCTTCGGGATGAAGCTGGTGGGGACGCCGCGGCACGCCGACGTGCTCCTTGTCACGGGGCCGGTGGTCAAGTACATGACCAAGCGGCTCAAGCGGATCTACGAGCAGATGCCCGATCCCAAGGCGGTCATCGTGGTGGGCAACTGCGGCGCCTCGGGGGATGTCTTCTACAAGTCCTACAATCTGGACGGTCCCGTGGACAGGATCATCCCCGTGGATGTCTATGTCAACGGCTGCCCGCCCCGTCCCGAGGCGATCATCGAGGGCGTCACCAAGGCGGTGGTCGCCCTGGAGGAGAAACGCGCACAGCTTGTCGGCCAGCCGCAAGCAGAGGAGGTTCGGCAATGA
- a CDS encoding hydrogenase, with protein sequence MWPTIYSGFGFWDVYSWIAFFIILNALALFFRGQGRGDYKKGTEQDEIFYGGNEVPEDGDDFAVPASSAYWGFTEALKGFYTKLLDLHTGLATDYVGYMFLTAAVLMALIVL encoded by the coding sequence ATGTGGCCCACGATCTATTCGGGATTCGGCTTCTGGGACGTCTACAGCTGGATCGCCTTTTTCATCATCCTCAACGCACTGGCGCTCTTCTTCCGCGGCCAGGGGCGCGGTGACTACAAGAAGGGCACCGAACAGGACGAGATCTTCTACGGCGGGAACGAGGTCCCCGAGGACGGCGACGACTTCGCCGTGCCGGCCAGTTCCGCCTACTGGGGATTCACAGAGGCGCTCAAGGGGTTCTACACCAAGCTTCTGGACCTGCACACCGGGCTCGCCACGGACTACGTGGGGTATATGTTCCTCACGGCGGCCGTTCTGATGGCCCTTATTGTGCTATAG